A portion of the Limibacter armeniacum genome contains these proteins:
- a CDS encoding Ig-like domain-containing protein, with amino-acid sequence MVNSLLPATTYYFAIKSADYFRNSSEISNVVTGTTEDAPTIAISGDPSVSIDVSIETTATGTFTIQNTGANKALTYNILPIYGGIVENTVTSTLLYPGTATDVAFPEMQTTSVHQVFDNQVINSGSSASVGLNFMNEEKNVLAYDDGDDEVAGALKVTNVDGNYIPWTSATSFEVPEMEDSFILSHIKAYMQVSFDAAKEETRLVIIKGGETPLEGELLLSQDIDNKEGNWFLDIPLEMPLVFETGDQFWVAFVFPENRVEYGYDIVDGGHRANTNLAYMNGEWIDIQSIPGYEDYVWAVRAIERTVEGLELDINQGVVEPLASQAIQVTYDAADIVRNGDYDFDLYVVSNDPINPVTVVDAKATITGLLEPEMVVTPDSIITSIDAAVNTIATETVTITNTGDGDLVFDFENEIEVPKVSIAAVTAQPMALDVPVSADVAPYVSSEVDASVPVAKYSAGAIAYAHQIHPEEFLITFSTTEPGEYISQGGLIDYNVLSADFLKGDATNMYFINDNTETLMKLNIETGERTVIGATLPFNDITTDKFANVVYGTDFNGYTSDLYILDVKTGGATKVGSMGDGIMVAIACDGEGEMWGFKLNDGNIYHIDKTTAEAKPVGHVGFTANYNQSMSWDPKSNIIYLSAYNYIEERGELRVVDTTTGATELVGIFPNNSQVSALAFQGGGYHNFTSVLPVRGTVAPSESMTVEVTIDATELPNGNYYTPLSFSTNDYDDLNHIIPVSLEVTGQIGELKVDHQIKDFGSVLLGAEKDFELTLENVGIGSLDINSITSDNALFTTDFEGVETIDMRESMKLKIRFKPEAVGQFNAVLTINSNDPKNGETKIVMTGSSVLPPVIEIVPDTIEVTLNSGEVVKRQFAIKNTGAYPLQYSMPEYAVNKEQAEKEANGEGVSLNGLGGPDETGYRWIDSNDSNGPVFVWDDIASDTTEIMPGMQGGSLSVDLPFTFPFYAEDQTSMSISTEGFVMFGTVGATSNFNRNIPNAYTPNGMIAPFWDNLRNSPTKYGHMYYKEFADRVIVQWDSVGAGPFNSGGSISLQTVLYPDGKMMFYYDQVSLEVKNSATIGIENADGTEGLQIAYNEQYVEDKLAVLIFPGYKGYNNVVIDKTSGIIPSGEEEIIEVTMDASGLLEGSYSHELYISNNDPITPKGQFTSVLHVIGHPEIAVSDTTITFDPITESLSVVKSLTIENKGSKELMINDITTSDASLVTSFPGATTLLPGEKMLLEVTFTPTVAGAFTGTINIDSDDDFGNAALAIAVSGSAITSPEMKVTSEINPVDLTLVSGEKDTVSVMVENLSGTTLNYVVHAPSFAKIDGVTGTSVVQGVDNFGYTWADSDSSDAVTYNWIDIANEGNRLPLGEGNGIFVNLPFRFPFYGNAFDKVQVASNGFLTFNSNLGSSGGSTNRAMPNNYDPHNQIAVLWDDLDPEEMGDVYYLATANALIVQYNNVMRDYSDYTATFQVILYANGDIKMQYKDVEDYRQINSVSVGIENEDGTDGLTVVHNELYYLKNELAVMITSPYYKGSLEAGASETVDLLIDTETIYDGVYSEPIRIVSNDAANLVTDIMATLTVTGTQQMTLSADAIEFDSLFYVEGENFDQIKEFTVHNMGTKTLAIDSLWFSEKVAGFASDKMYSFTVAPKDSATIRVKFTPEQAGVFMDTLNLRSDDTTSPIVSVALKGTALLPPVVTASTLDILRLEMLTTDIATDVMSLGNEGNSDLSYEADIKYYPYGLPEVMTAGVTSFGDSIYYDLDTIPHGYYGQNGQSTSKVAVKFTPESAKFYLTHVSNFYKNEGAIEPSLMQVYKGGTRPENGEFLLSQQFTHSEAVEGYNAIIELNKPQLFYEGEYFWVVFTYPKSMPHPAAYNDRTPEMERASWYFINGYGWVSDGTHNFKIRALEQTGGYGDWLSIDPTSGNVDADTTQEVTFNVDASKVDRSGYHYAMVTYHTNDPLTPSVQRAVEIYVNHKPSLEVLNNIYVQEGDSVAFVAKASDVDGSIASIALLENDAFTSIEVNDNTATITYSPDFEQAGDHIISLVVTDDKGESVTVPVNVTVSNVNRAPMANAVDDMQKYRFEGVASIVGTDIFTDADGDELTYRAEVVDESVALVTATASGFDITPLTDGVTAVTLFASDGFLEVSTAFNLTIVGNRAPEIVAELEAVEVEISKQYTFDFGAVFTDADGDELTYSLISNDAAIAEVYVSGTKAIVTPAAIGQTFITLTAMDTEGAEVSFDLTLNVIADIVLAVDDELAVTGLQLYPNPANDFVNIRWNNGGSQANMTVKLVNAIGVVLFTEDVKSAETYTINLSGKPAGIYYVQLISEGKTAVRKIIKK; translated from the coding sequence GTGGTAAACAGTCTACTTCCGGCGACTACTTATTACTTTGCGATCAAGTCAGCAGACTATTTTAGAAATAGCTCTGAGATCTCAAATGTCGTGACTGGAACTACAGAAGATGCACCTACTATCGCTATCAGTGGAGATCCAAGTGTAAGCATTGACGTGTCAATTGAGACAACAGCTACAGGAACTTTCACTATTCAGAATACAGGTGCTAACAAAGCACTTACTTATAACATTCTACCAATCTATGGTGGTATAGTTGAGAATACTGTGACTTCTACATTGCTGTATCCAGGTACTGCTACAGACGTAGCGTTCCCTGAAATGCAGACTACTTCTGTGCATCAGGTTTTCGACAATCAGGTAATTAATTCGGGTTCTTCTGCAAGTGTAGGACTAAACTTCATGAATGAAGAGAAGAATGTCCTTGCTTATGATGATGGTGATGACGAAGTCGCAGGGGCTTTGAAAGTAACCAACGTGGATGGTAACTACATTCCATGGACTTCGGCTACCTCTTTTGAAGTGCCGGAGATGGAGGATAGCTTTATTCTTTCTCATATTAAGGCTTATATGCAAGTGAGCTTTGACGCAGCGAAGGAAGAGACAAGACTCGTGATTATTAAAGGTGGCGAAACACCTTTGGAGGGAGAATTACTGCTTTCACAGGATATCGATAACAAAGAAGGAAACTGGTTCCTGGATATTCCACTGGAAATGCCTCTTGTATTCGAGACAGGTGATCAGTTCTGGGTAGCATTTGTATTCCCTGAAAATCGTGTAGAGTACGGGTATGATATCGTAGATGGTGGTCATCGTGCGAATACAAACCTTGCTTACATGAATGGTGAGTGGATAGATATACAAAGTATCCCTGGATATGAGGATTATGTTTGGGCTGTTAGAGCAATTGAAAGAACAGTAGAAGGTCTGGAACTGGATATCAATCAAGGGGTTGTAGAACCATTGGCATCACAAGCTATTCAGGTAACTTATGACGCTGCTGATATTGTAAGAAATGGGGATTACGATTTCGACCTGTATGTGGTTAGTAATGACCCGATCAACCCTGTAACTGTTGTAGATGCCAAAGCAACCATCACAGGTTTGTTGGAGCCGGAAATGGTGGTGACACCAGATTCGATTATTACATCAATTGATGCTGCTGTCAATACAATCGCTACTGAAACAGTAACAATTACGAATACTGGAGATGGTGACCTGGTTTTTGATTTCGAAAACGAGATTGAGGTACCAAAAGTGTCAATTGCAGCGGTTACAGCTCAACCAATGGCTTTGGATGTTCCGGTATCAGCAGACGTAGCGCCATATGTAAGCTCAGAAGTAGATGCGTCAGTTCCGGTAGCTAAATACAGTGCTGGTGCTATCGCTTATGCGCACCAAATTCACCCAGAAGAGTTTTTAATCACTTTCTCTACGACAGAGCCAGGTGAGTACATTTCTCAGGGAGGACTTATTGATTACAATGTGCTTTCAGCTGATTTCCTGAAAGGTGATGCAACTAATATGTACTTCATCAATGATAATACAGAAACCTTGATGAAGCTGAATATTGAGACGGGAGAGCGTACTGTCATTGGCGCTACCTTACCATTCAATGATATCACTACGGATAAATTTGCAAACGTAGTATATGGTACTGATTTCAATGGCTATACTTCTGACTTGTACATTTTGGATGTGAAGACAGGTGGAGCGACAAAAGTTGGTTCAATGGGTGACGGTATCATGGTAGCGATTGCTTGTGACGGTGAAGGAGAAATGTGGGGCTTCAAGTTGAATGATGGCAACATCTATCACATTGACAAAACTACTGCCGAAGCGAAACCTGTTGGTCATGTTGGATTTACTGCCAACTACAACCAAAGTATGTCATGGGATCCGAAATCTAATATCATTTACCTTTCGGCTTACAACTATATTGAGGAAAGAGGAGAGTTGCGCGTAGTGGATACCACTACTGGTGCAACGGAACTGGTAGGTATTTTCCCTAACAATTCACAAGTATCAGCATTGGCATTCCAGGGTGGTGGTTATCATAACTTTACCAGTGTATTGCCAGTGAGAGGTACAGTGGCTCCTTCTGAATCCATGACAGTTGAGGTGACTATCGATGCGACTGAGTTACCAAATGGAAACTACTATACACCGCTGTCATTCAGTACAAATGATTACGATGACCTGAACCATATTATACCTGTCTCATTGGAGGTAACAGGACAGATTGGTGAGCTCAAGGTGGATCACCAGATTAAGGACTTCGGTTCAGTATTGCTGGGTGCTGAAAAGGATTTTGAGCTGACGTTGGAAAATGTAGGGATTGGTTCCTTGGATATCAATAGCATAACTTCTGACAATGCGTTATTCACTACCGACTTTGAAGGGGTGGAGACCATTGACATGAGAGAATCCATGAAGCTGAAGATCAGGTTTAAACCAGAAGCGGTAGGGCAATTCAATGCCGTTCTGACGATCAACAGTAATGACCCTAAAAACGGTGAGACAAAAATTGTCATGACAGGGTCTTCAGTTTTACCTCCGGTAATTGAAATCGTACCGGATACGATTGAAGTAACGCTTAATTCAGGTGAAGTTGTCAAAAGACAGTTTGCCATTAAGAACACTGGTGCTTATCCATTGCAGTACTCCATGCCGGAATATGCTGTAAATAAGGAGCAAGCTGAGAAGGAAGCTAACGGCGAAGGTGTTTCACTGAATGGCTTGGGCGGCCCGGATGAAACTGGCTACAGATGGATTGACAGCAATGACAGCAATGGTCCTGTATTCGTTTGGGACGACATCGCTTCTGATACGACTGAAATCATGCCTGGTATGCAGGGGGGATCACTTTCAGTAGACCTGCCTTTCACATTCCCGTTCTATGCTGAGGATCAGACAAGCATGTCGATCAGTACTGAGGGTTTTGTGATGTTCGGAACAGTAGGGGCTACTTCAAACTTCAACAGGAATATTCCAAATGCCTATACACCTAATGGCATGATTGCACCTTTCTGGGATAACCTGAGAAACAGCCCTACGAAATATGGTCATATGTACTATAAGGAGTTTGCAGACAGGGTAATCGTTCAGTGGGATTCTGTTGGTGCAGGACCATTTAACTCAGGAGGCTCTATCTCTCTTCAGACGGTACTTTACCCTGACGGCAAGATGATGTTCTATTACGACCAGGTTTCTCTGGAAGTAAAGAATAGTGCAACAATCGGTATTGAAAATGCTGATGGTACAGAAGGTCTGCAAATTGCTTACAATGAGCAATATGTAGAGGATAAGTTGGCGGTACTTATATTCCCTGGTTATAAAGGGTATAACAATGTAGTGATCGACAAAACGAGCGGCATCATTCCTTCAGGCGAAGAGGAAATCATTGAAGTAACAATGGATGCTTCAGGTCTTTTGGAAGGTTCTTACAGCCATGAACTGTACATTTCGAACAATGACCCAATTACACCAAAAGGGCAGTTTACTTCTGTTCTTCATGTAATCGGACATCCTGAGATTGCCGTGAGTGATACTACCATCACATTTGATCCAATTACTGAGTCACTGAGTGTGGTGAAGAGTTTGACGATTGAAAACAAAGGTAGCAAGGAGTTGATGATCAATGATATCACTACAAGTGATGCTTCACTGGTAACATCATTCCCGGGAGCGACAACACTGCTTCCTGGTGAGAAAATGTTGCTTGAAGTAACATTTACGCCAACAGTTGCGGGAGCATTTACCGGTACAATCAACATCGATAGCGATGATGACTTTGGTAATGCTGCATTGGCGATTGCTGTATCAGGATCGGCTATCACAAGTCCTGAAATGAAGGTGACCTCAGAGATAAACCCTGTTGACCTGACATTGGTGTCAGGTGAAAAGGATACTGTATCTGTAATGGTAGAAAACCTATCAGGAACAACCTTGAACTATGTGGTTCATGCACCATCATTCGCTAAGATTGACGGAGTAACTGGTACATCTGTGGTTCAGGGTGTTGATAACTTTGGTTATACTTGGGCTGACAGTGATAGCAGTGATGCTGTGACCTACAATTGGATAGACATTGCAAATGAAGGCAACAGACTACCGTTGGGTGAAGGAAATGGTATCTTCGTGAACCTTCCATTCAGGTTCCCATTCTATGGCAATGCATTTGATAAAGTACAGGTTGCTTCAAATGGATTCCTAACGTTCAATTCAAATCTTGGGTCTTCAGGTGGTAGCACAAACAGGGCTATGCCAAACAATTACGATCCGCATAACCAGATCGCAGTGCTTTGGGATGACTTGGATCCTGAAGAAATGGGAGATGTATATTATCTGGCTACAGCCAACGCATTGATTGTTCAGTATAACAATGTGATGAGAGATTATTCGGATTATACAGCTACATTCCAAGTGATCCTTTATGCAAATGGAGACATTAAGATGCAGTACAAGGATGTAGAGGATTATAGACAAATCAATAGTGTATCGGTAGGTATCGAAAACGAAGATGGTACTGATGGTCTGACTGTGGTTCACAATGAACTTTACTATCTGAAAAATGAGCTGGCAGTAATGATTACAAGCCCTTACTATAAGGGATCGTTGGAGGCAGGTGCTTCTGAAACTGTCGACTTGCTAATCGATACAGAGACTATTTATGATGGGGTTTACAGTGAGCCAATCAGAATCGTAAGCAATGATGCTGCAAACCTTGTGACAGACATCATGGCTACGCTGACGGTGACAGGTACACAACAAATGACCCTGAGTGCTGACGCAATTGAGTTTGATTCTCTGTTCTATGTGGAAGGTGAAAACTTCGATCAAATCAAGGAGTTCACAGTTCATAACATGGGAACTAAAACGTTGGCTATTGACTCACTGTGGTTCAGTGAAAAGGTGGCTGGATTTGCTTCAGACAAGATGTATAGCTTCACAGTAGCGCCAAAAGACTCAGCTACGATAAGAGTGAAGTTTACGCCTGAGCAGGCAGGGGTATTTATGGATACCTTGAATTTGAGAAGTGACGATACTACTTCTCCTATTGTGTCAGTAGCATTGAAAGGTACTGCTTTGCTACCTCCAGTGGTAACAGCCAGTACGCTTGATATACTGAGACTTGAAATGCTGACGACTGACATCGCTACAGATGTAATGTCACTAGGCAATGAAGGAAACAGTGACCTTAGTTACGAAGCGGACATAAAATATTATCCTTATGGATTGCCGGAAGTAATGACTGCAGGTGTAACCTCGTTTGGAGATTCAATCTATTACGATCTGGATACGATACCTCACGGTTATTATGGTCAGAATGGACAATCAACTTCAAAAGTGGCGGTGAAGTTTACACCGGAATCAGCGAAGTTCTACCTTACTCACGTAAGCAATTTCTATAAGAATGAAGGTGCTATTGAGCCATCTTTGATGCAAGTGTACAAAGGCGGAACAAGACCTGAAAATGGAGAGTTCCTGTTAAGCCAGCAGTTTACGCACTCTGAAGCAGTAGAGGGTTACAATGCGATCATCGAGTTGAATAAGCCTCAGTTATTCTATGAAGGTGAATACTTCTGGGTAGTCTTCACATATCCGAAGTCAATGCCGCATCCTGCTGCTTACAATGACAGAACGCCTGAAATGGAACGTGCCTCATGGTACTTTATCAATGGGTACGGATGGGTAAGTGATGGCACTCATAATTTCAAGATCAGAGCGTTGGAGCAAACTGGTGGATATGGCGACTGGTTGAGCATTGATCCTACATCAGGTAATGTAGATGCAGATACAACTCAGGAGGTAACCTTCAATGTGGATGCGTCTAAAGTTGATAGAAGCGGTTACCATTATGCAATGGTGACTTACCATACCAATGACCCTCTTACTCCTTCGGTACAGAGAGCAGTTGAGATTTATGTAAACCACAAGCCTAGCCTAGAGGTACTGAACAACATCTACGTACAGGAAGGTGACTCAGTAGCGTTTGTAGCCAAGGCTTCAGATGTGGATGGTTCAATTGCCTCAATCGCATTGTTGGAGAATGACGCATTCACTTCAATTGAAGTAAATGACAATACTGCAACCATCACTTACAGTCCTGACTTTGAGCAGGCAGGTGATCACATTATATCACTGGTTGTTACAGATGACAAAGGTGAATCGGTGACAGTACCGGTAAATGTTACTGTATCCAATGTCAATAGAGCACCTATGGCAAATGCAGTGGATGACATGCAGAAGTACCGTTTTGAAGGTGTTGCCTCAATTGTAGGAACTGATATTTTCACCGATGCAGATGGTGATGAGCTGACTTATAGAGCAGAAGTTGTAGATGAGTCAGTAGCCCTAGTAACGGCTACGGCGTCAGGCTTTGACATTACACCACTGACTGATGGGGTTACGGCGGTAACGTTGTTTGCATCGGATGGATTCCTTGAAGTATCAACGGCATTCAACCTGACCATTGTTGGCAACCGTGCACCTGAAATTGTAGCTGAGCTGGAAGCAGTTGAAGTGGAAATCAGCAAACAATATACATTTGACTTTGGAGCTGTATTTACAGATGCAGATGGTGATGAGTTGACTTATTCATTGATAAGCAATGATGCAGCTATCGCTGAAGTGTATGTTTCAGGTACCAAAGCAATTGTAACGCCAGCAGCTATTGGACAGACGTTCATCACGTTAACAGCAATGGATACAGAAGGTGCCGAGGTTTCATTTGACCTGACACTGAATGTTATTGCTGATATTGTGTTGGCGGTTGACGATGAGTTAGCAGTTACAGGGTTGCAGCTTTACCCTAACCCTGCAAATGACTTTGTAAACATCCGTTGGAACAATGGTGGCAGCCAAGCTAACATGACTGTTAAATTGGTGAATGCGATTGGTGTTGTACTCTTCACTGAAGATGTGAAGTCAGCAGAGACTTACACAATTAATCTTTCAGGAAAACCTGCTGGCATTTACTATGTGCAGCTGATTTCAGAAGGCAAGACAGCCGTTCGTAAAATCATTAAAAAGTAA
- a CDS encoding S8 family serine peptidase, which translates to MKKLLQLKLCMLFMAVLCAITTVKAQHYEKQVFRVKFEKSSEHQLTQMKTRLNAHGHIETGLSNVDLLTQKHGVVKMKRVFPYAGKFEAKHQKHGLHLWYEVEIEGGADVLSAKNEFYALSEISTSELVYKKSSRIYEEIMPSGNMTKTLSLPDGVNDPNYVDQWHYENNGQTGGKVDADIDLDNAWLLETGSMDVIVSIHDEGVDFDHEDLAGNMWINTAEIPNNGIDDDNNGFIDDIYGYNFAEGKGAITPGNHGTHVAGTVAAESNNGIGGSGVAGGTGADDGVRMMSCQVFTGSGSRGFAASYVYAADNGSVISQNSWGYTVPGSYEQSVMDAIDYFIAEAGYDEAGNQVGPMAGGIVIFAAGNDADNDEYYPGYDDKVIAVAGTNHTDYKFYASNYGDWVDIAAPGENIFSSTVNDGYSGKYSGTSMACPHVSGVAALIVSKFKDQGLTPDHVRSRLVNTTDPLSFEGSEYWGTGRVNAYKALADNDGVGPAAITDLAISEISDQSAMFTWTAPGDLPNESQVTTYELRYSTQPIDADNFGDATLFVTEKPSRPGQVRQ; encoded by the coding sequence ATGAAAAAGCTGCTACAATTGAAGTTGTGTATGCTGTTTATGGCTGTGTTATGCGCCATAACTACAGTAAAGGCACAGCACTATGAAAAGCAGGTGTTTCGAGTGAAATTCGAAAAGTCCTCTGAACACCAACTGACTCAAATGAAAACTAGACTCAATGCGCATGGACACATTGAGACAGGGTTAAGTAATGTCGATCTACTCACACAAAAACACGGGGTAGTCAAAATGAAAAGGGTGTTCCCTTATGCTGGTAAGTTTGAGGCAAAACACCAAAAGCATGGTTTGCACCTTTGGTACGAAGTGGAGATAGAAGGTGGTGCTGATGTACTAAGTGCAAAAAATGAATTCTATGCCTTAAGCGAGATTTCCACTAGTGAGCTGGTTTACAAGAAAAGCAGCAGGATCTATGAGGAAATCATGCCATCAGGTAATATGACAAAAACACTTTCATTGCCGGATGGTGTAAATGACCCTAACTATGTAGACCAGTGGCATTATGAAAACAATGGACAAACTGGTGGTAAGGTAGATGCTGATATTGACCTTGACAACGCTTGGTTGTTGGAAACAGGTAGCATGGATGTGATCGTATCAATCCATGATGAAGGGGTGGACTTTGACCATGAAGATTTGGCAGGCAATATGTGGATCAACACGGCCGAAATTCCTAACAACGGAATTGATGATGACAACAATGGTTTCATTGACGATATATACGGATATAACTTTGCTGAAGGCAAAGGAGCTATCACACCTGGTAACCACGGTACGCACGTAGCGGGTACTGTCGCTGCGGAGTCCAACAATGGTATAGGTGGTTCTGGTGTAGCAGGTGGTACGGGTGCTGATGATGGGGTTAGAATGATGTCTTGTCAGGTATTCACAGGCTCTGGTAGCCGTGGATTTGCAGCTTCTTATGTGTACGCAGCAGATAACGGCTCTGTTATTTCTCAGAATAGCTGGGGATATACAGTTCCAGGTTCTTATGAGCAGTCCGTGATGGATGCGATCGATTACTTTATTGCTGAAGCTGGTTATGATGAGGCTGGCAATCAGGTAGGTCCAATGGCAGGTGGTATTGTGATCTTTGCGGCAGGTAACGACGCTGATAATGATGAGTACTATCCTGGTTATGACGACAAGGTGATTGCGGTAGCAGGTACCAACCATACAGATTACAAATTCTATGCATCTAACTATGGTGACTGGGTTGATATCGCTGCTCCGGGTGAGAACATTTTCAGTTCAACAGTCAATGACGGCTACTCTGGAAAATATTCAGGTACATCTATGGCTTGTCCGCACGTTTCGGGTGTAGCAGCACTGATTGTATCAAAATTCAAAGATCAAGGGCTTACTCCTGACCATGTCAGAAGTAGGTTGGTGAATACTACAGACCCACTTTCTTTTGAAGGTTCAGAGTACTGGGGTACGGGTAGAGTAAATGCTTACAAAGCCCTAGCTGATAATGATGGCGTAGGTCCAGCGGCAATCACTGATCTTGCAATAAGTGAAATCAGTGACCAATCAGCGATGTTTACTTGGACAGCTCCAGGTGATTTGCCAAATGAATCTCAGGTTACTACATATGAGTTGAGATATTCGACACAACCTATTGATGCGGACAACTTTGGTGACGCAACTTTATTTGTAACGGAAAAGCCTTCAAGACCAGGGCAAGTGAGACAGTAG